The Alphaproteobacteria bacterium CG11_big_fil_rev_8_21_14_0_20_39_49 sequence CGGCTGCCAGACCAAGCATATAACCTAAAGTGGCTTTAAGCGATGTAGCTTTATATTCTTCGGTAGTTCTAAGCAGGTGACCGCCTGCAATATGCCCCGTCTCGTGAGCCAGCACGCCTGTCAGTATGTTTGGGTTTTCGGATATCCCCAAGAGTCCGGTATTTATATAAATATTACTGCCGCCCGATACATATGCATTTATTTGCGGGTCGTTTATAATATATATATTTATCGAATCATGCGATAATCCGGCAGCTTCAAATATCGGTTCGGAGATATCACGAAGTACATTTTCAATTTCCGCATCACGTATAATAGTAACAGCATAGGCACTCTGGCACAGAAGCGTTATTATAAGGATTATCTTCGAAAATATCTTCATTATATTTGTTTATGTGTTACTAATTAGTCTATTATTAAGACTACACCAATTACGTTCAACCAACAACCAAAACTATATTATGCATCAAACTTTATTCGTATTCGACATTGAAACTATTCCAGATACCCAAGCTGCCTATAACCTTACAGGTACAACCCAAACTGATGAAGCGGCTTTAAGAGAGGAACTGGAAAACTATCATCTTGCAATTACCGACGGCAAAAATGCTTTCTTAAGGCAACCGTTCCATAAAGTTGTGGCTATAAGTTTTCTTGTGGCACAGATAGACAGGTCTTCAGACGGCGAGCAATACCATTTTAAGGAGTTGCGTTCAGGTGGGGAAGAAGGTGCTACGGAAAAAGAGCTAATCGAAGGGTGTTTTAGCTATTTAAGCAAAATAAAGCCGAGATTTGTAAGTTTTAACGGCAGGACTTTCGATATACCGGTAATGAAATACAGAGCTATGAAATATGGGATAGCAGTGCCTTGGTATTATAATTCAGGTGATAAATGGAACAGCTATTCTTCAAGATACAGCCTTGACTGGCACTGCGACCTGATAGACGGATTGTCGGATTTCGGTGCGTCAGCCAGAATAAAGCTTAATGAAGTTTGTGCCATACTGGGCTTTCCGGGAAAGTTCGGGGTAGATGGCGGCAAAGTATCGCAAATGTTCGATAACGGAGAAATAAAAGCGATAAGGGATTATTGCGAAACCGATGTTTTGAACACCTACCTTGTATATTTAAGATATATGCAGCATAGGGGAGAGCTATCAAAGAAAAATTATAATAAAGCAATAGATGATGTGCTGATGCTTATTGAAAATGAAGGGAATAAAAGAACGCATCTAAAAGAATTTTATGATGCATGGAAAGATTCCTGTGGTGGGGTGTTTGATTTATAAACGGCAAATGCTATATAAATCTTTTTTCCGGTAAAAATTATGATTAAAAGCAGTATGATTTTCGGCAAGATCAATGTAAATTTTTGTAGCTAAAGCCGTTGCAAATTCTACAGGTACGGCGTTCCCAACCATTTTATACCCATCGGCAAGTGAATTATACACAAATTTATGGCTGTCGGGAAATGTTTGAATCCTTGCACATTCACGTAATGATAGCCTTCTATATAACTTTTCAAAACCCTTTTTAAAAATGAATTTGTCCTTACCGACTTTTTCCATTTGCGGTGCCGAAGGGTGAATGGGTGCGTGCCTTCCTCCTGCTTGTATAGTAAAAGAAGGCTCGTCCCATGTTCGGACTCTGTTTCTTGACATAAACATTGTCGACCAACCGCCGGTCATATATTCGTTATTTAGAATATTCATACCATGTCCGTTAGTTTTATTCTTATCTAGTGCCGGAACTGCCAAGCCGTTTAAGTCATAGATACTATCACGTAATGTCGGAATATAATTTGAAGGTGTCGGAAAGGTGAAGCTCTTATTTAGTCGTTCGTGATAACCGATTATTATTACTCTTTTTCTGTCTTGCGGAACATTGTAATTTTTGGCATTAAGTAACTTATACGATATATTGTACCCTAATTTACGAAAGCTATTTAAAATATCATTGAATGCTTCTGCGTGTTTTTCAAATAGTATTCCGGCAACATTCTCAGCTAAAAAAAATTTTGGCTGTTTATCTTTTAATATACGGATATATTCATAAAATAATTTACCCCTTGAATCGTTTATTCCCCTTCCTGAGCCTGCTTCGCTCCAGCTTTGGCAAGGAGGACCGCCGATAATACCATCTATATCACTTGGAATATCAACGGAAGGAACGTCAACAATGCTTCTTCTATCCAAAACCGTATCGGGGAAATTATAGCTATATGTATCCCATATGGTTTTGTCATATTCATTTGCCCATATAGTCTTGAACCCTGCTTTTTCAAATCCTAGGTCTAAGCCGCCACAACCTGAAAACAGAGAAATTAGTTTCATTGTTTAACCTACATGTTTTATTAGTTTGCAATCCATTAGCCTTGCCGGATTATCGGGAAATTGAATTCTAATATCATCAACAAAAATGCCATCAAGACCTTCTATGTTATTCCTGTCATCTTGGTTAAAAGAGTCGTATTTTTCTTTTTTCATAATTGATATAACAGAAAATTCAGAGTTTTTTATCTCGGTTTTATCTATAACGTCTTTAAAAATATCAATCGGATTCTTAATTATCCACATTCCTCTTATCCTAAGATAAGTTATACCTAACGGGTCGATTGATTCAACTCCTCCTAATTCGTTAGTTTCTTTTAAAACTATATCCGGAATATCATTTAGACCTTCAGTTATTTTATCACTTATTCTGCTATAAATATCTTTTCCGGCTGCGAAGCAATCACCATAGATAAACCATAACGCCTTGATTTTTTCTTTTGGCGTTATTCCTATAACATATAGTATATC is a genomic window containing:
- a CDS encoding restriction endonuclease; this encodes MTTNILKAIYNILTSDKRELKKVYKSLNRANNMGDALEEYIKDSFCNTIGESNISLIKERYSDEFSYYGNQNNPPDFIIKNSDAVEVKKLDGIASTIQLNSSHPKNKLYSNDTRIIQSCRNCENENGGWIEKDILYVIGITPKEKIKALWFIYGDCFAAGKDIYSRISDKITEGLNDIPDIVLKETNELGGVESIDPLGITYLRIRGMWIIKNPIDIFKDVIDKTEIKNSEFSVISIMKKEKYDSFNQDDRNNIEGLDGIFVDDIRIQFPDNPARLMDCKLIKHVG
- a CDS encoding DNA (cytosine-5-)-methyltransferase, with product MKLISLFSGCGGLDLGFEKAGFKTIWANEYDKTIWDTYSYNFPDTVLDRRSIVDVPSVDIPSDIDGIIGGPPCQSWSEAGSGRGINDSRGKLFYEYIRILKDKQPKFFLAENVAGILFEKHAEAFNDILNSFRKLGYNISYKLLNAKNYNVPQDRKRVIIIGYHERLNKSFTFPTPSNYIPTLRDSIYDLNGLAVPALDKNKTNGHGMNILNNEYMTGGWSTMFMSRNRVRTWDEPSFTIQAGGRHAPIHPSAPQMEKVGKDKFIFKKGFEKLYRRLSLRECARIQTFPDSHKFVYNSLADGYKMVGNAVPVEFATALATKIYIDLAENHTAFNHNFYRKKDLYSICRL
- a CDS encoding 3'-5' exonuclease gives rise to the protein MHQTLFVFDIETIPDTQAAYNLTGTTQTDEAALREELENYHLAITDGKNAFLRQPFHKVVAISFLVAQIDRSSDGEQYHFKELRSGGEEGATEKELIEGCFSYLSKIKPRFVSFNGRTFDIPVMKYRAMKYGIAVPWYYNSGDKWNSYSSRYSLDWHCDLIDGLSDFGASARIKLNEVCAILGFPGKFGVDGGKVSQMFDNGEIKAIRDYCETDVLNTYLVYLRYMQHRGELSKKNYNKAIDDVLMLIENEGNKRTHLKEFYDAWKDSCGGVFDL